A stretch of DNA from Oceaniferula marina:
AAATTCAATATTAACGACCGAAACCCTAGTAGGGGCAACAGAGCCTAAGCAGTTTGAAGCAATCGAAATAAAAAGTATGATTTTGAGAAAACAGTTCATTTTTTTGCAGAACGTAAAGCACACCGGCAGCGATGTACCAGATGCGCAAAGTTTAAAGTTTCAATGCTGATGAACAGCGGCCAAACCCTGGCCAATCAGCTACTAGCTGTCGGGTGCTGCGCCTTGTTCGCTCAGTTGTTTACTTCACAGGATTTGTTGCTTTCGAGGGCGCAACGATGGCACATGACATCCGAGTTTCCACTACGTTCAGAGTATTAGATGAAAACCTCGGGTTCCCCCGCTCAACGAATCCCGCTATTCGAGCCGATTCGGAATAATCAACTATTTGAATGCGGCGTGCATGCTTGTTTTAGCGAACGTAAAGCACACCGGCCGTGATCTCACGGTTGGTGGGCTGATTAAAGTTTCAATTCTCTAGAACCGCCAAAGAAATCCTGGCCAGTCAGCTACTAACGGTCGGGTGCTGCGACTTGTTCTGCTGGTTGTTCTCTTCTACGAGCGATGTGCCATTTTCATTCACGTTGCCCCGACCGTATGCGTCTTTCGAGCCATCGTGAGCGATTCGGAATCCATCAATCATGCCGTCGTGTGATCAACGAATTCATCGTGAGCATCCTTCGAGCCGATACCGATTAATCAAGTTTTTGAATGCGGTGCCAATCTTTTGCAGAACGTAAAGCACACCGGCCGTGATGGAATGGTCGATGGGCGAGTTAATGTTTTAATCCTGTAGAACACCCGAAAAACCTGGCTACTCAGCTACTAACGGTCGGGTGCTGCGACTTGTTCTGCTTGTTGTTTTTATCGCCTTCCAACGACTCGAAGATCCAGAGCTCTGTCATAAACAGCAGAAGAAAATGTAACTAAATTCTCCATGCTGTGAATCCTATTAGGAGCTTTCAAGCGCATGTCAGGTTGACATGGACAATAATCATTAAAGCTCCCCATACCGCCATAAACGGATGTAATGGATGCTGAATCAAGAGAAACCTCAGATTTTCAATACAGCAGAGAATCATGCCGATTCGCAAACAGCTGAAAACCGAAAACACAAAATAATGAATCCCCTTTCAAGCATTGCTTGAGCAAAAAGCTATTTTTCAGCAACGCCCTTAAACCAGAAAACGAAATCAACCAGAAACAGCGCTATTCGTGACCAACATTACGAGCCGATTCGGAATAATCAACCTTTCTGGAAATGCTGAGTTTTTTTGCAGAACGTAAAGTTCACCCGCGGCGATGAAACCGATGATGAACAGATTAAATTTTCTATATTGAGAAACAGCAGCAAAACCTGACACGTCAGCTACTAGCCGTCGGGTGCAACGGCTTGTTCGCTCTTATTTTTCCTGAGCGATCCTATAGCTGATAACGTTATCAACAGCTATCGCATGGTGCAGCGTATTCTTGTGGGCGTGATTGGATGTGCTTTGGATCACAAGCCAATCCTCACCAATATCAATTGAGAATGGAGGGTAGATAGTGAGCGTCTTCACACTACCTCCTCCCTCACTATGCGGCACACGATACTCAACCGTCATATATGCCTTCTCGTATGAACCGACATGCTTGTGAACTGTTTTTTCTGGTGTCTTGTTACACGCAAATAGCAAGGCACAACAGATGATAATAAGTGTAGCTTTCATATTCTTATTTTAGCGAACGTAAAGCACACCGGCAGCGATCAGGCGTCGGCATGCGAATTATAGATACAATGACGTAAAAAGGTTACCGTCGCGAACTCGACAGCTACTAGCTGTCGGGTGCTGCGACTTGTTCTGCCGATTTGTTCCTCCCGCTTTTCTGGTTTCTTTCAAGTGAGACTCGGAATCATCCTTTCTTGCTCTCAATTTATGAAGCGTGACACCCGAATTCGTGTGCCTTCCAAGGAAAGCCGATGAATAACCTGAGTAATCAAACTTATGGTTTCATCCTTCGAGCCGATTCGGAATTATCAACCTTTCTGGAAGTGCTGAGTTTTTTTGCAGAACGTAAAGCACACCGGCAGCGATCAGGCGCCGACACACGAATTAAAGATACAATTTCGTAAAAGGGTTACCTGTCGCAAACTCGACAGCTACTAGCTGTCGGGTGCTGCGACTTGTTGGATTTACTTATAATGTTGCAGCATGCCACCATCGTCCCTCGGAAACAGCATCAGGATCTATGCCCCTGATTGCTTCTCTAGTGGCCTGCAGTGCCGACTTGTCATAGGCACAAATGGAACCCAGAAACGTGAGCGGGCTAGTATTGATCTGGTGTCTACTGTGATAGCCTTCATATTCCAAGTAAACAACCGCGCCTCTGGACTTCTCTATGCATACTGAGTCACCATAATTAGTACTACCGATCCTTATATAATTCCCTAGATCTTGAGCGTCTGTATCCAAATCAATCATCGTGGGGCATGATTTGGGTAGTCCAACGTCGCAGAGAAACGCCCAAACATCGGGTGGGGCTTCCAGCCCCCAATCCACAGCTTCCGGGTAGTACACGACCTCGCTAAGCTCCGTGGCCAATCCCCGGAGATCATCGGGCAAATCCTCGACCAAACGCTGAATGTAACCGTCGAGGAGATTTGAAGGAGTGATCATTTTTTATCCAACGTAAAGCACACC
This window harbors:
- a CDS encoding SUKH-4 family immunity protein, which produces MITPSNLLDGYIQRLVEDLPDDLRGLATELSEVVYYPEAVDWGLEAPPDVWAFLCDVGLPKSCPTMIDLDTDAQDLGNYIRIGSTNYGDSVCIEKSRGAVVYLEYEGYHSRHQINTSPLTFLGSICAYDKSALQATREAIRGIDPDAVSEGRWWHAATL